The Cyclobacterium amurskyense genome contains the following window.
TTGTACAAAATGTAACTATTCATGATAATGTTTGGTTGGGGCATGGGGTAATAATTCTAGGAGGAGTAACCATTGGTGAAGGCGAAATTATTCAAGCATCAGGTTCCGTGGTGGTAAAAAGTATCCAGCATATGAAATTTCAGGGGGCATCCTGACAAAGTTTTTATATATAGGGACAAAATATACTATTTTAATCTTAAACATAAGAAATTGTTCCATTAAATATTGTACTATTGATTTTGTGTGAATTCTCAATTATTCTTGTTTTATTTAGCT
Protein-coding sequences here:
- a CDS encoding LbetaH domain-containing protein — encoded protein: MITDNHNFEGKKIPHDESYIVQNVTIHDNVWLGHGVIILGGVTIGEGEIIQASGSVVVKSIQHMKFQGAS